Proteins encoded in a region of the Clostridium beijerinckii genome:
- a CDS encoding ATP-dependent metallopeptidase FtsH/Yme1/Tma family protein gives MNKIKKYYIIIPIITAILSLIVMIVTSINSKVVNKGYSYFTEDLNSNKISTVIVDTSPKMTVILNSGDKYSTDNPHTDTLKEKLLLNGIEVKDETTPPISKTIPSGILGLSLFAIVAMLVYKSKGGVSSVTSMEMQDFSKDKKAALNFDAVAGNEEAKESLMDVVDFLKNPEKYQKYGARMPKGVILYGDPGTGKTLLAKAVAGEAGVPFYALSGSDFVQVYVGVGAARVRNLFKKAKAQGKAVIFIDEIDAIGKARGNGKNGSSNDEKDQTLNALLTEMSGFGQEEGIVVIAATNRLDMLDKALLRPGRFDRHIEVSLPDVNAREKILSLHLKNKPHENIDIKDIAKKTVYFSGAKLESLVNESAILAAKDNSNYITSDHIENAYSITLAGHEKKERSYLKEEDKLLTAYHEAGHGLVNMLLLPQDKVSKITIIPTTKGAGGYTLSIPEDTSYHRVDYLRNKIKVSLGGRAAEEIIFGKDKISTGAHGDISQTTDIALKMVTEYGMGETLGLINLSSVGPLYSSYGNPVIEECKNIVSDLYNETLKLLIKNRASLDKIAIELLEKETLHEDELNKLVMQMT, from the coding sequence ATGAATAAGATAAAAAAATATTATATTATTATTCCTATAATAACAGCTATCCTGTCTCTTATAGTAATGATAGTAACATCAATAAATTCAAAAGTAGTTAATAAAGGTTATTCTTATTTTACTGAAGATCTTAATTCTAATAAAATATCAACTGTAATAGTTGATACTTCTCCTAAAATGACTGTAATACTCAATAGTGGTGATAAATACTCTACAGATAATCCACATACTGATACTTTAAAAGAAAAGCTATTATTAAATGGAATCGAAGTTAAGGACGAAACCACTCCCCCTATTTCAAAAACTATTCCTTCTGGAATTTTAGGGTTATCACTTTTTGCAATAGTTGCGATGCTTGTATATAAATCAAAGGGTGGTGTTTCTTCTGTAACATCGATGGAAATGCAAGATTTTAGCAAAGATAAGAAAGCAGCCTTAAACTTTGATGCTGTAGCCGGAAATGAAGAAGCTAAAGAAAGTTTAATGGATGTTGTAGATTTTCTTAAGAACCCAGAAAAGTATCAAAAGTATGGTGCTAGAATGCCAAAGGGTGTTATTCTCTATGGTGATCCAGGTACAGGTAAGACATTGCTTGCAAAAGCAGTTGCAGGTGAAGCTGGAGTTCCGTTTTATGCACTTAGTGGTTCTGATTTTGTCCAAGTATATGTTGGAGTTGGTGCTGCAAGAGTAAGAAACTTATTCAAGAAAGCAAAAGCTCAAGGAAAAGCTGTAATATTCATTGACGAAATCGATGCTATAGGTAAAGCAAGAGGTAATGGAAAAAATGGATCTAGTAACGATGAAAAAGATCAAACATTAAATGCGCTTTTAACTGAAATGTCTGGATTTGGACAAGAAGAAGGAATTGTAGTAATCGCAGCTACAAATAGACTTGATATGTTGGACAAAGCTCTTCTTAGACCAGGAAGGTTTGATAGACATATAGAAGTTTCATTGCCAGATGTTAATGCAAGAGAAAAAATCTTATCTCTTCATTTAAAGAACAAACCACATGAAAATATTGATATTAAAGATATAGCTAAAAAAACAGTATATTTTTCTGGTGCAAAGCTAGAAAGTTTAGTTAATGAAAGTGCTATATTAGCAGCTAAAGATAACAGTAATTATATAACTTCTGACCATATAGAAAACGCCTATTCTATAACTTTAGCTGGCCATGAGAAAAAAGAAAGAAGTTATCTTAAAGAAGAAGATAAACTTCTTACTGCGTATCATGAAGCAGGACATGGATTAGTTAATATGCTATTACTTCCACAAGATAAAGTTTCTAAAATAACAATTATACCGACAACAAAAGGTGCTGGAGGTTATACATTATCTATTCCTGAGGATACCAGCTACCACAGAGTAGATTATTTAAGAAATAAAATAAAAGTTTCACTAGGTGGTAGAGCTGCAGAAGAAATAATTTTTGGTAAAGATAAAATTTCTACTGGAGCGCATGGAGATATATCTCAAACTACTGATATTGCATTAAAAATGGTTACTGAGTATGGTATGGGTGAAACCTTAGGGCTCATAAATCTATCAAGTGTAGGTCCCTTATATAGTAGTTATGGAAATCCTGTTATTGAAGAATGTAAAAATATTGTTAGTGATCTATACAATGAAACACTGAAACTTTTAATTAAAAATAGAGCTTCTCTTGATAAGATTGCTATAGAATTATTAGAAAAAGAGACTTTACACGAAGATGAATTAAATAAATTAGTTATGCAGATGACTTAA
- a CDS encoding GtrA family protein, with protein sequence MDNIVQKFKNTFYTKEFVTFLIIGLINTFNGTVFSYIYSSFLNENIAFIVGYISGLIISYLLNSLITFKEKLQLNKFIKFAISYIPNFIIQNIVVVIVFNFMGLNKLIAYLLAAIIGVPITFILMKFFAFSKKSV encoded by the coding sequence ATGGATAATATAGTTCAAAAATTTAAAAATACTTTCTATACAAAAGAATTCGTTACTTTTTTAATAATAGGACTTATCAATACATTTAATGGAACTGTTTTTTCTTATATATACTCAAGCTTTTTAAATGAGAATATAGCATTTATAGTTGGCTATATTTCTGGTTTGATTATATCCTATTTATTGAACAGTCTTATAACTTTTAAGGAAAAACTGCAATTGAATAAATTTATAAAATTTGCAATATCATATATTCCAAATTTTATTATTCAGAATATAGTTGTAGTAATAGTTTTTAATTTTATGGGTTTAAATAAGCTTATTGCTTATTTATTAGCCGCAATAATAGGTGTTCCAATCACATTTATATTAATGAAATTTTTTGCATTTAGTAAAAAATCTGTTTGA
- a CDS encoding S66 peptidase family protein, with product MIRPRPLKKGDRIGLIAASSPTKPDRIEPSIKAMEELGFEVVLGKSCRCNHGYLSGSDEIRANDINKMFDDKTIKGIFAIRGGYGAGRLLDMLDYNMIKRNPKVFAGYSDVTALHTVFNEKCKFITFHTPMISTEFYKGVDDYTMDYFIKNIFSDKPLGILKNPDKQEIKTLVNGKAIGKLVGGNLSLVASSMGTPYELDTKGKILFLEDVDEYPYKIDRMLLQLKQCGKFKDAAGIILGSWTGCDPIEGNSSLTLMEIFEELIKPENTPTIYNLACGHCAPTISIPLGAKVKINGERSEIVIL from the coding sequence ATGATAAGACCAAGGCCTTTAAAGAAAGGTGATAGAATAGGATTAATTGCAGCCTCAAGTCCAACAAAACCAGATAGAATAGAACCGTCAATTAAAGCCATGGAAGAGCTAGGATTTGAAGTTGTTTTAGGAAAGAGTTGCAGGTGCAACCATGGATATTTATCTGGAAGTGATGAAATCAGAGCAAATGATATTAATAAAATGTTTGATGATAAGACCATAAAAGGTATTTTTGCAATAAGGGGGGGATATGGAGCAGGAAGACTTTTGGACATGCTGGATTACAATATGATAAAAAGAAATCCGAAGGTTTTTGCAGGGTATAGTGATGTGACAGCGCTCCATACTGTATTTAATGAAAAATGTAAATTTATAACTTTTCATACTCCAATGATATCAACCGAATTTTATAAAGGTGTAGATGATTATACAATGGATTATTTTATAAAAAATATATTTAGTGATAAACCATTAGGAATACTAAAAAATCCAGATAAACAAGAAATAAAAACTTTAGTAAACGGAAAAGCAATAGGGAAATTGGTTGGAGGAAATCTTTCTTTAGTTGCATCATCTATGGGAACTCCATATGAACTCGATACAAAAGGAAAAATACTATTCTTAGAAGATGTAGATGAATATCCATATAAAATAGATAGAATGTTACTTCAATTAAAGCAGTGTGGAAAATTTAAAGATGCTGCAGGAATTATTTTAGGATCATGGACTGGGTGTGATCCAATAGAAGGGAATAGTAGTTTAACATTAATGGAGATATTTGAAGAATTGATAAAGCCAGAAAATACTCCGACAATTTATAATTTAGCTTGCGGACATTGCGCTCCTACTATAAGTATTCCATTAGGAGCAAAAGTAAAGATAAACGGAGAAAGAAGCGAAATAGTTATTCTTTAG
- a CDS encoding C40 family peptidase has protein sequence MKNAIVNNTIGMLKREPKNNSESVDEVLFGMNVEILKEDVNNWFYVRTRYNYEGYINGIDLIINDKISEKWETEKNSIVINSFADILNNPQASGFPIATLTRGANLISTYECSKDNKFTKVILPNHSIGWIRSCFISNLKKSYDINNEEGLRDNLVSSAVSYIGTQYRWGGKTPLGIDCSGLCSMAYMLNGILIYRDAKIKEGFPIKEITFKQIKKGDLIFFPGHVAMYLGDSKYIHSSTSNDVVKINSLNKNSNDYNEHLDRSLKRFGSIF, from the coding sequence ATGAAAAATGCAATAGTTAATAATACTATAGGAATGTTAAAACGTGAGCCAAAAAATAATTCGGAAAGTGTAGATGAAGTGCTATTCGGAATGAATGTTGAAATACTCAAAGAGGACGTTAATAATTGGTTTTATGTAAGAACTCGCTACAATTACGAAGGATATATTAATGGTATTGATTTAATAATAAATGATAAAATATCAGAAAAGTGGGAAACAGAAAAAAATTCAATAGTAATTAATTCTTTTGCAGATATTCTTAATAATCCTCAAGCATCTGGGTTTCCAATTGCAACTCTGACAAGAGGAGCTAATTTAATTTCTACCTATGAATGTAGTAAAGACAATAAGTTTACAAAAGTTATATTGCCTAATCATAGTATAGGCTGGATAAGAAGCTGTTTCATATCCAATTTGAAGAAAAGTTATGATATAAATAATGAAGAAGGTCTTAGGGATAATTTAGTATCATCGGCCGTATCTTATATTGGAACACAATATAGATGGGGAGGAAAAACTCCTCTTGGAATTGATTGCTCGGGTCTCTGCTCTATGGCATATATGTTGAATGGAATTCTAATTTATAGAGATGCAAAGATTAAAGAAGGTTTTCCTATTAAAGAAATAACATTTAAGCAAATAAAAAAAGGAGATCTAATATTTTTTCCGGGACATGTTGCTATGTACTTAGGTGATAGTAAATATATACATTCATCAACAAGTAATGATGTAGTAAAAATAAATAGTTTAAATAAAAATTCAAATGACTATAACGAACATCTAGATAGAAGTTTAAAACGATTTGGAAGTATATTTTAA
- a CDS encoding spore coat protein: MGSIIGNMIKSTMDIDDEIIASSMLSTAKEGADMYLNATLTSSTPELRAIYSASLGQIVEGHTALTELTVNRGWVNPYDSPLKQLANSYNESKHIISEIKE; the protein is encoded by the coding sequence ATGGGAAGTATAATTGGAAATATGATTAAAAGCACTATGGATATAGATGATGAAATAATAGCATCAAGTATGCTTTCTACAGCGAAGGAAGGCGCAGATATGTATCTAAATGCAACACTTACAAGCAGTACTCCTGAATTAAGAGCTATATATTCAGCCTCATTAGGACAAATTGTTGAAGGACATACAGCTCTTACAGAATTAACTGTTAATAGAGGATGGGTAAATCCTTATGATTCGCCACTTAAACAATTAGCAAATTCTTATAATGAATCAAAGCATATAATTAGCGAGATCAAAGAATAG
- a CDS encoding FeoA family protein: MSICSLNPGEKGIISSIKGDSKLVKRLFALGCIEGTEVELRRTAPLGDPIIINFRGFDLAIRKKDAKNILLKKL, from the coding sequence ATGAGTATTTGCAGTTTAAATCCGGGAGAGAAAGGAATAATTTCATCTATTAAAGGAGATTCAAAATTAGTTAAGAGGTTGTTTGCGTTAGGATGCATTGAAGGAACTGAGGTTGAACTTAGAAGAACAGCACCACTAGGTGATCCAATTATTATAAACTTTAGAGGCTTTGATTTAGCAATTAGAAAAAAAGATGCTAAGAATATACTATTAAAAAAATTATAA
- the feoB gene encoding ferrous iron transport protein B: MINVALLGNPNVGKTTLYNLLTGSNQYVGNWPGVTVDKKEGFLFENIKIVDLPGIYAMDTFSNEEKVSKQFLEEGDVDLILNIVDASNLNRNLYLTTQLKQFNKPIILALNMIDVCENKGIVIDYDKLSKELDVEVIPIIAGKNVGVDKVKERLREGNFTKPLNHRKFDFSSEKEAYKFIENVLKSCMTIRDNLQESITEKLDKFVLHPVLAYPIFLLLMALMFQLTFSWVGQPISDFLDDLLNNNIIPTAHQLLSNSSDWFSSLIVDGIISGVGGIIVLLPIILVLFICITILEDSGYMARVAFMMDKLMRKMGLSGKAFIPMIIGFGCTVPAIMTARTLESEKDRKLTALLVPFMSCNARLPVYTVFAAVFFESHRGLVVSSLYLLGVLVAFLLGILFKNTYFKKDEEPFIIEIPEYKMPKISSIYKQTLDKASGFLQKAATIIFAMSVVVWFLSNFNLHGMVNQVDDSILASIGNVLAPVFKPLGFGNWQSAVSLLSGLLAKESVLASMQVIFAGDLSVILPIHFTNISAYAFLVFILLYTPCISTIGTMQKEYGSKLTLFSIFFQLIVAWIASFLVFNLGGFLYNLVHLFLKMNSLFF; encoded by the coding sequence ATGATAAACGTAGCTTTACTTGGTAATCCTAATGTAGGAAAAACTACATTATATAATTTACTCACTGGCTCCAATCAGTATGTTGGTAATTGGCCAGGTGTGACTGTAGATAAAAAAGAAGGTTTTCTTTTTGAAAATATTAAGATTGTTGACTTACCTGGAATATATGCTATGGATACTTTCTCAAATGAAGAAAAAGTGTCCAAGCAATTTCTAGAAGAAGGTGATGTTGATTTAATATTAAATATTGTGGATGCATCTAATCTTAATAGAAATTTATATCTTACAACTCAACTTAAACAATTTAATAAACCTATAATATTAGCCTTGAATATGATTGATGTTTGTGAAAATAAAGGAATTGTTATTGATTATGATAAGTTGTCTAAAGAACTGGATGTTGAAGTAATTCCAATTATTGCAGGAAAAAATGTAGGAGTAGATAAAGTTAAGGAAAGACTTAGAGAAGGAAACTTTACTAAACCATTGAATCATAGAAAATTTGATTTTTCATCTGAAAAAGAAGCGTATAAATTTATAGAAAATGTATTAAAATCGTGTATGACAATAAGAGACAACCTACAAGAAAGCATTACTGAGAAATTGGATAAGTTTGTTTTACATCCAGTTCTAGCATATCCTATTTTTCTTTTACTTATGGCTCTAATGTTTCAGTTGACATTTTCTTGGGTTGGACAACCAATTTCAGATTTTTTAGATGATCTTTTAAATAATAATATTATACCGACTGCGCACCAACTATTATCGAATTCTTCTGATTGGTTTAGCTCTTTAATTGTAGATGGTATTATTTCAGGTGTTGGAGGAATTATAGTATTACTTCCAATAATATTAGTATTATTTATATGTATAACTATTTTGGAAGATAGTGGCTATATGGCTAGAGTCGCATTTATGATGGATAAATTGATGAGAAAGATGGGGCTTTCGGGCAAAGCTTTTATTCCTATGATAATAGGTTTTGGATGTACAGTTCCAGCAATTATGACTGCTAGAACTTTAGAAAGTGAAAAAGATAGAAAACTTACAGCATTGCTAGTTCCATTTATGTCATGTAACGCCAGACTTCCAGTTTATACTGTATTTGCGGCTGTATTCTTTGAATCTCATAGAGGATTAGTGGTATCTTCCCTATATTTACTTGGAGTCTTAGTAGCATTTTTGCTTGGTATTTTATTCAAAAATACATATTTCAAAAAAGATGAAGAACCTTTTATAATTGAAATTCCTGAGTATAAGATGCCTAAAATATCATCTATATATAAACAAACATTAGATAAAGCTAGCGGTTTTTTACAAAAAGCTGCAACTATTATCTTTGCAATGAGCGTAGTAGTATGGTTTTTATCGAACTTTAATCTTCATGGTATGGTGAATCAAGTTGATGATAGTATATTAGCATCAATAGGTAATGTTCTCGCACCAGTTTTTAAACCTTTAGGTTTTGGTAATTGGCAATCTGCAGTATCATTACTTTCAGGACTACTAGCTAAAGAATCAGTTTTAGCTTCTATGCAAGTAATTTTTGCAGGGGATTTATCGGTAATTTTACCAATTCATTTCACTAATATTTCTGCATATGCATTTTTGGTTTTTATACTACTATATACTCCATGTATATCAACAATTGGTACGATGCAAAAAGAATATGGAAGTAAATTAACTTTGTTTTCAATTTTCTTTCAGTTAATTGTCGCATGGATTGCTTCTTTCTTAGTATTTAATTTGGGTGGTTTTCTTTATAACCTTGTGCATTTATTTTTAAAAATGAATAGTTTGTTTTTTTAA
- a CDS encoding FeoB-associated Cys-rich membrane protein, which yields MIEILITIIIISFAGFIIFKSFKNSSKGKCNCGCKGCKSEKICSDKSNTGIKIAQTNKPNNQ from the coding sequence ATGATAGAAATATTAATCACGATTATAATAATTTCTTTTGCTGGATTTATAATCTTTAAATCTTTTAAGAATTCTTCAAAAGGAAAATGCAACTGTGGATGTAAGGGCTGTAAATCTGAGAAAATCTGTTCAGACAAAAGTAATACAGGTATAAAAATTGCTCAAACAAATAAGCCTAATAATCAATAA
- a CDS encoding metal-dependent hydrolase has product MNYKTHMNGGILVGLYANCQFANMPLVSTAVLLGGAFVGSIFPDIDHGNSYIGKKTKGVSKAINKLAGHRKLFHAPLVYLFLYSTVIGMFTDKLLLIGIKGIFLGIFSHLVLDSLTIGGLPWFYPFSKKRFSICMIKTNSKIEDILCGMLICINIVMLLDMLHITSIFTFTHR; this is encoded by the coding sequence ATGAATTACAAAACACATATGAATGGTGGAATACTAGTAGGATTATATGCGAATTGCCAATTTGCAAATATGCCACTTGTGTCTACAGCAGTATTACTTGGAGGAGCTTTTGTTGGGAGTATATTTCCAGACATAGATCATGGAAATAGTTATATTGGGAAAAAAACTAAAGGTGTATCAAAAGCAATAAATAAATTGGCTGGCCATAGAAAGTTATTTCATGCGCCACTTGTATATTTGTTTTTATATTCGACTGTCATTGGTATGTTTACAGATAAGCTTCTGTTAATTGGAATAAAGGGGATATTCTTAGGAATATTTTCTCATTTAGTTCTAGATAGCCTAACGATTGGAGGATTGCCGTGGTTTTACCCGTTTAGTAAAAAGAGGTTTTCTATTTGTATGATAAAGACAAATAGTAAAATTGAGGATATATTATGTGGAATGCTTATATGTATTAATATAGTAATGCTACTTGACATGCTTCACATAACTTCAATATTTACATTCACACATAGATAA
- a CDS encoding DUF1189 domain-containing protein, which produces MKKIMGFKDKFAYSFFNFEAYREFIAQGLRKSILYIFLVTLILSAITNVKEINMIATEISVVQNDLSNNAPNFEFNNGVLSVDSDETIYNKHEGDFLFYLISSFIGNINTVNSLDSDAISIQDNLENDSSTFSIDASMLSVSTDQSNYYTFIIDTKGKTDKNILNSYKDAVFLDSNNIYLRKDYRTVGTINFSDFSSININNENSGYYLSIIKILTPIVFLVVNPINSFITNLILGFLIFGPFAVSIGSFMGVKLKYSRACTLSFYAMSLPLLLEALIHVAGIIMPEFFLIFSIITLIYCSLAIREIKNSDKSELNFMK; this is translated from the coding sequence TTGAAAAAAATAATGGGATTTAAAGATAAATTCGCTTATAGTTTCTTTAATTTTGAAGCATACAGAGAATTCATAGCACAAGGACTTAGAAAGTCAATATTATATATTTTTCTTGTTACGTTGATATTATCAGCAATAACTAATGTTAAGGAAATAAATATGATTGCCACCGAAATATCGGTAGTACAAAATGATCTTTCAAATAATGCACCAAATTTTGAATTTAATAATGGCGTATTATCTGTTGATTCAGATGAAACTATTTACAATAAACATGAAGGCGATTTTCTATTTTATTTAATATCAAGCTTTATTGGAAACATAAATACAGTAAATTCACTTGACTCTGATGCCATAAGTATTCAGGACAACCTTGAAAATGATTCCTCAACTTTTAGTATTGATGCCTCAATGCTAAGTGTAAGTACTGATCAATCAAATTATTATACTTTTATTATTGATACTAAAGGTAAAACTGACAAAAATATTCTAAATTCTTACAAAGATGCTGTGTTTCTTGATTCTAATAACATATATCTTAGAAAAGATTATAGAACAGTTGGCACTATCAACTTTTCTGATTTTTCTAGTATAAATATTAATAACGAAAATTCGGGATACTATCTTTCCATAATTAAAATACTTACACCAATAGTTTTTTTGGTTGTTAATCCTATTAATTCCTTTATTACTAATTTGATTTTAGGATTCTTAATATTTGGTCCATTTGCTGTTTCTATAGGTTCATTTATGGGAGTAAAACTAAAATACTCTAGAGCTTGTACTTTAAGCTTTTATGCGATGAGTTTACCACTTTTACTTGAAGCCTTAATACATGTTGCTGGAATAATAATGCCAGAATTTTTTCTTATATTCTCCATTATTACATTAATCTATTGTAGCTTGGCTATAAGAGAAATTAAAAATAGTGATAAATCTGAATTAAATTTTATGAAGTAA
- a CDS encoding 6-pyruvoyl trahydropterin synthase family protein: MFKIKSEVQFDMAHYLSGYEGKCSNIHGHRYKLIAKLRSEKLHQDGQLRGMVDDFGNFKNILKEIAETFDHKLIIENNEDGKALVKKLEELQNNFNIYLVDYRPTAEEMSRDIFNRLKAKGLSVCEVELFETPNNSCIYTED, encoded by the coding sequence ATGTTTAAAATAAAAAGTGAAGTACAATTTGATATGGCGCACTATTTAAGTGGGTATGAAGGAAAATGTTCTAACATTCATGGTCATAGGTACAAATTAATTGCAAAACTAAGATCTGAAAAGTTGCATCAAGATGGTCAGCTTAGAGGCATGGTAGATGATTTCGGAAATTTTAAAAATATATTAAAAGAGATTGCAGAAACTTTTGACCATAAATTAATTATTGAAAATAATGAAGATGGGAAAGCTTTGGTTAAGAAACTCGAAGAACTACAAAATAATTTCAACATTTATTTAGTTGACTATAGACCTACAGCAGAAGAAATGTCTAGAGATATTTTTAATAGATTAAAAGCTAAAGGATTGTCAGTGTGTGAAGTAGAATTATTTGAAACTCCTAATAATAGCTGCATTTATACAGAGGACTAA
- the queE gene encoding putative 7-carboxy-7-deazaguanine synthase QueE, whose protein sequence is MFNIIEKFLSIDGEGPTSGELATFIRFQGCNLRCSWCDTTYSWDKENTSEVLTAEEIYKYIKENKVTNVTLTGGEPLIQKNIHELLELLNSDENLKVHIETNGAVNIGPFKNKFIKNNISYIVDFKLPSSNMIDRMDFNNLSIVESNDVYKFVIGSKEDLEMAYEIICKYNLTSKCFVYLSPVSGNIEMQEIVEFMKDKNLNRVRLQVQLHKIIWDKNARGV, encoded by the coding sequence ATGTTTAATATAATTGAAAAATTTTTATCAATAGATGGGGAAGGTCCTACTTCTGGTGAACTTGCAACATTTATAAGATTTCAAGGCTGCAACTTAAGATGTTCTTGGTGCGATACAACTTATTCGTGGGATAAAGAAAATACTTCAGAAGTTCTAACTGCCGAAGAAATTTATAAGTATATAAAAGAAAATAAAGTTACTAATGTTACTTTAACAGGTGGAGAACCACTTATTCAAAAAAATATACATGAATTACTAGAACTTTTGAACTCAGATGAGAACTTAAAAGTTCATATAGAAACAAATGGTGCTGTTAACATAGGACCTTTTAAAAATAAATTTATAAAGAATAATATCAGTTATATTGTAGATTTTAAACTTCCTAGCAGTAATATGATTGATAGAATGGATTTTAATAATTTAAGCATTGTAGAATCCAATGATGTTTATAAATTCGTGATAGGAAGTAAGGAAGATTTAGAAATGGCATATGAAATAATATGTAAGTACAATTTAACATCAAAATGCTTTGTTTATTTAAGTCCAGTTTCGGGAAATATAGAAATGCAAGAAATTGTAGAATTTATGAAAGATAAAAATTTGAATAGAGTAAGGTTGCAAGTGCAATTACATAAAATTATCTGGGATAAAAATGCACGCGGAGTTTAA
- the folE gene encoding GTP cyclohydrolase I FolE, whose translation MPKKIDTKKIEECIREIIVALGDDPDREGLLDTPKRVSKMYEEVFQGMTLSNREIAEAFGTTFENEDYDSETHNNMVVVKDIPIHSYCEHHLALMYNMKVTVVYIPKDKIIGLSKISRIADMVGRRLQLQERIGTDIAEIVSMVTKSSDVGVLITGEHGCMTSRGIKKPGTLTTTTTFTGKFQTNDLLRQEALLIMR comes from the coding sequence ATGCCAAAGAAGATAGATACAAAAAAAATAGAGGAATGTATAAGAGAAATTATTGTTGCTTTAGGAGATGATCCTGATAGGGAAGGATTACTAGATACACCTAAAAGGGTATCAAAAATGTATGAAGAAGTTTTTCAAGGAATGACACTTTCAAACAGGGAAATAGCAGAAGCGTTTGGAACCACATTTGAGAATGAAGATTATGATTCAGAAACTCATAATAATATGGTTGTGGTTAAGGATATACCAATTCATAGTTATTGTGAACATCACTTAGCGCTTATGTATAATATGAAGGTTACAGTAGTATATATACCAAAAGATAAGATAATTGGTCTTAGTAAAATTTCAAGAATTGCAGATATGGTTGGGCGAAGACTTCAACTTCAAGAACGTATTGGAACAGATATAGCAGAAATAGTTTCTATGGTTACAAAAAGTAGTGATGTTGGTGTACTTATAACTGGAGAGCATGGATGCATGACTTCAAGAGGAATAAAAAAACCTGGAACATTGACTACAACAACCACTTTTACAGGAAAATTTCAAACTAATGATTTACTAAGACAAGAAGCTTTACTAATTATGAGATAA
- the queC gene encoding 7-cyano-7-deazaguanine synthase QueC: MSNKAVVVFSGGQDSTTCLFWALKEFDEVIAVTFDYNQKHRKEIECATSIAKELGIEHHILDMGLLNQLAPNALTRNDIEIKAGENGSLPSTFVEGRNMLFLTFAGVLAKVKGAKHIVTGVCETDFSGYPDCRDIFIKSLNVTLNLAMDYNFVVHTPLMWIDKAETWKMADDFGKLEYIREKTLTCYKGVVGDGCGECPACKLRKNGLDKYLGSKKSKN, translated from the coding sequence ATGAGTAATAAAGCAGTTGTTGTATTTAGCGGAGGACAAGATTCTACTACATGTCTATTTTGGGCATTAAAGGAATTTGATGAGGTTATAGCAGTAACTTTTGATTATAATCAAAAACATAGAAAAGAAATAGAATGTGCAACTAGTATAGCAAAGGAATTAGGAATAGAGCATCATATATTAGATATGGGGCTTCTTAATCAATTAGCTCCTAATGCGCTTACAAGAAATGATATAGAAATAAAAGCTGGAGAAAATGGTTCCCTTCCTTCAACATTTGTTGAAGGGCGTAATATGCTATTCTTAACTTTTGCAGGAGTATTGGCCAAAGTAAAAGGCGCAAAACATATAGTAACAGGAGTGTGTGAGACTGATTTTAGTGGATACCCTGATTGTAGGGATATATTCATAAAATCTCTTAATGTAACTTTAAATTTAGCAATGGATTATAATTTTGTAGTTCATACCCCATTAATGTGGATAGATAAAGCCGAAACATGGAAGATGGCGGATGATTTTGGAAAGTTAGAGTATATAAGAGAAAAGACTCTTACTTGCTATAAAGGAGTTGTTGGCGACGGTTGTGGAGAATGTCCTGCTTGTAAGCTTAGAAAAAATGGTTTAGATAAGTATTTAGGAAGTAAGAAAAGTAAAAATTAA